The following proteins are encoded in a genomic region of Drosophila willistoni isolate 14030-0811.24 chromosome 3R, UCI_dwil_1.1, whole genome shotgun sequence:
- the LOC6647202 gene encoding rho GTPase-activating protein 100F isoform X4 has protein sequence MQWKKRFTRLKAATGNSRVRRMLCCGRRKENGRSVPDVTASPGRAPPGPLPANQMSALGNQQQGQQQHHHGNQQQQQHHGNQHQNRGQSGSISNAAGVKDPVLLQGDFRKVSGISSEIFRQIEAVENDHDPNTAAALEAVERRGEMIVRILEPRCMGSKQAVDAAHKLMNKADGRHTVQLVEIVKRPGQTLGLYIREGNGADRTDGVFISRIALESAVYNSGCLRVGDEILAVNLVDVTHMSLDDVVIIMSIPRRLVLAIRQRRGNRGTGSPGPPTLSRPEQKPPPVVVIKRDLRDEDLDETDRMPRPRSSRERRTGDGREMTESRSRLGLGLNNYSPQSEQLDMYYNTRGGAPVNVNAMGEPPNWGYKPPPPPSSVITEQPTKGHGHAFAPSHAYYQNAGTLESLAEKVHSFYPGAPGPAVVGGPSRRMSTGTGNVGLVQQHARFPRSGSDQHLPRVEYADYSNSLGRHSLLRSSLKPGTAGGAPMPVGVGGTLGRYGRYEQQRGGVSKYGPPAAGAQSLTRRSRPNLDYSSDTEATIGPRPSYYYYNRPAIGSMPRGAGHVGAGGAAAAAAMLAGATDLNKFNSLPRERPGVRLQGIRSRIGDRIMDENDGNTSAPEFDARRGRDLRQRITASPSIFTADEYRAWLRRAPSSSAIAEQMRMTRDMFAQPRSHRFSCSAENIHDALRNTESIYSSRTGILGTGTLDRNMGLTRPISALPVRSMSSQHIGGAGSIRSPSIRRMRQLLELSAGPASPSGSIMSTGGHQSPAPTPSATLPRQHRQIDINPAEFAKYKLDKPIVDIGGVSGMLWIHLLAGRGLRTAPEMAAGGQHVGVAPGAPPPGQTRDLYCVIECDRVHKARTVVRSGDLQFDWDESFELDLVGNKQLDVLVYSWDPQHRHKLCYRGAISLSAVLRQSPLHQLALKVEPRGTIYIRMRHTDPLALYKRRGLPSLRAGYPTLFGADLETVVNRESKGAPGCAPVPIVLRRCVEEVERRGLDIIGLYRLCGSATKKRLLREAFERNSRAVELSPEHVPDINVITGVLKDYLRELPEPLFTRCLFQMTVDALAVCLPDDPEGNAKLMLSILDCLPRANRATLVFLLDHLSLVVSNSERNKMSAQALATVMGPPLMLHSASAQPGADIDHAQPIAVLKYLLQIWPQPQTQHQQLAQHMTTAGSMSNMAGVASDRSARRVNRAAWKQSQCVASGQTANTTAAAAAAHGGGQSSTLVHFGNQHTLPRPSSALSHSQHSSVSISSGSVSSIASSLATSGATALSIGGLSGLSNSRPIATATSRHTLPRQ, from the exons ATGCAGTGGAAGAAGAGGTTTACTCGATTGAAAGCAGCTACTGGAAATTCGCGTGTGCGAAGAATGCTTTGTTGTGGACGTAGAAAG GAGAATGGCAGATCAGTTCCTGATGTCACCGCCAGCCCGGGACGAGCTCCGCCGGGCCCGCTGCCCGCCAATCAGATGTCGGCGCTGGGCAACCAGCAACAGggccaacagcaacatcatcatggcaatcagcagcagcagcaacatcatggCAATCAGCACCAGAATCGCGGTCAAAGCGGTAGCATATCGAATGCGGCCGGCgtcaaggatcccgtcctgCTGCAGGGTGACTTTCGTAAAGTCAGCGGCATCAGTTCCGAGATCTTTCGCCAGATAGAGGCTGTTGAGAATGATCATGATCCGAATACAGCTGCCGCCCTGGAGGCGGTTGAGCGGCGGGGGGAGATGATTGTGCGCATTCTGGAGCCACGTTGTATGGGCAGCAAACAAGCAGTCGATGCGGCCCACAAGCTGATGAACAAGGCCGATGGAAGACATACAGTGCAGTTGGTTGAAATTGTAAAGCGTCCGGGCCAGACATTGGGTCTCTATATACGCGAAGGCAATGGAGCCGATCGTACCGATGGTGTCTTTATTTCCCGCATTGCTTTGGAATCGGCAGTCTATAACAGCGGATGTCTGAGG GTTGGCGATGAAATACTTGCCGTTAATTTGGTGGACGTCACCCATATGTCGCTGGACGATGTTGTTATCATCATGTCAATTCCCCGTCGTCTGGTTCTTGCCATACGCCAGAGGCGAGGCAATCGGGGCACCGGCTCCCCGGGACCGCCAACGTTATCACGGCCAGAACAGAAGCCGCCACCGGTGGTGGTCATTAAGCGAGACCTGAGGGACGAGGATCTGGATGAAACGGATCGAATGCCGCGGCCGCGGTCATCACGTGAAAGACGTACAG GTGATGGCCGTGAGATGACCGAATCGCGCTCCCGTCTTGGTCTAGGCCTCAATAACTATAGTCCGCAATCGGAGCAGCTGGATATGTACTATAACACGCGAGGAGGAGCACCAGTGAATGTGAACGCAATGGGAGAGCCACCAAACTGGGGCTATAagccgccgccaccgccatCCTCGGTTATCACAGAGCAGCCCACTAAGGGTCATGGTCATGCTTTTGCTCCCTCACATGCCTACTATCAGAATGCTGGGACCTTGGAGAGCCTAGCCGAGAAAGTGCATTCGTTTTATCCGGGTGCACCTGGACCAGCTGTAGTCGGAGGTCCTTCCCGCCGGATGTCCACAGGGACTGGTAATGTAGGCCTGGTCCAACAGCATGCACGATTTCCCCGTTCTGGTTCCGATCAACACTTGCCGCGTGTTGAGTATGCAGACTATTCCAACTCCCTGGGCAGGCATTCGTTACTCCGTTCCAGCCTGAAGCCAGGCACAGCCGGAGGAGCACCCATGCCTGTCGGAGTTGGTGGCACTCTGGGTCGCTATGGCCGTTATGAGCAACAACGCGGAGGTGTCTCCAAATACGGTCCACCAGCGGCTGGGGCTCAGTCGCTGACACGTCGGTCGCGACCAAACCTCGACTACTCCAGCGATACAGAGGCAACTATTGGACCTCGTCCAAGTTATTATTACTACAACAGACCCGCCATTGGCAGCATGCCTCGTGGAGCTGGCCATGTGGGAGCCGGCggagcagctgcagcagctgccATGCTGGCGGGTGCAACAGATCTCAACAAATTCAATTCACTGCCGCGGGAGAGGCCTGGAGTGAGATTACAGGGGATACGCTCACGAATCGGTGATCGTATTATGGATGAGAACGATGGCAATACATCCGCTCCGGAGTTCGATGCGAGACGTGGACGAGATCTGAGACAGCGAATTACGGCCAGCCCCTCCATCTTCACGGCCGATGAGTATCGCGCCTGGTTACGAAGGGCACCAAGCAGCTCGGCAATTGCGGAGCAGATGCGTATGACTCGTGATATGTTTGCTCAGCCGCGATCACATCGATTCTCCTGTAGTGCCGAGAACATTCACGATGCCCTGCGGAAT ACCGAAAGCATCTACTCGAGCAGAACGGGAATTCTAGGTACTGGCACCCTGGATCGCAATATGGGATTAACTCGCCCCATTTCTGCATTACCGGTGCGTTCGATGTCCTCGCAACATATTGGTGGAGCCGGCTCCATACGGTCACCCAGCATACGACGTATGCGACAGCTCCTGGAACTGTCGGCTGGTCCGGCCAGCCCCAGTGGTAGTATTATGAGCACTGGTGGCCATCAGAGTCCAGCGCCGACGCCCAGTGCAACTTTGCCGCGTCAGCATCGACAGATTGACATCAATCCGGCGGAGTTCGCCAAATACAAGTTGGACAAACCGATCGTAGACATCGGCGGCGTATCGGGAATGCTGTGGATTCATTTGCTGGCCGGTCGGGGATTGCGAACGGCGCCTGAGATGGCAGCTGGTGGCCAGCATGTGGGCGTGGCTCCAGGTGCACCGCCTCCAGGACAGACCAGAGATCTGTACTGTGTCATTGAATGTGATCGGGTGCACAAAGCTCGCACAGTGGTGCGTTCCGGTGACTTGCAATTCGATTGGGATGAATCCTTTGAGTTGGATTTGGTGGGCAATAAGCAATTAGATGTGTTGGTCTACTCCTGGGATCCGCAGCATCGGCACAAGCTCTGCTACCGCGGAGCCATCTCACTATCGGCTGTCTTGCGGCAGTCGCCACTCCATCAGTTGGCTCTGAAGGTGGAGCCGCGTGGCACCATCTACATACGTATGCGGCACACAGATCCATTGGCTTTATATAAGCGACGTGGCCTGCCCAGCTTAAGGGCCGGTTATCCCACACTCTTTGGAGCCGATCTGGAGACAGTCGTCAACCGGGAATCTAAGGGAGCGCCAGGTTGTGCACCCGTGCCCATTGTGTTGCGACGCTGTGTGGAGGAGGTGGAGCGACGTGGTCTCGATATAATCGGATTGTATCGGCTGTGTGGCTCGGCCACGAAAAAGCGTCTATTGCGCGAAGCCTTCGAGCGTAATAGTCGTGCCGTGGAATTGAGCCCGGAACATGTTCCTGATATAAATGTTATTACCGGCGTGCTCAAGGATTATCTCAGGGAGCTGCCCGAACCGCTGTTTACCCGTTGTCTCTTCCAAATGACGGTGGATGCCTTGG CTGTTTGCCTACCAGACGATCCTGAGGGTAATGCGAAATTGATGCTTAGCATACTCGATTGCCTGCCAAGGGCGAATAGG GCTACTCTCGTTTTCCTGCTAGATCATTTGTCGCTGGTCGTTTCGAATTCGGAGCGCAATAAGATGTCCGCCCAGGCGCTGGCCACAGTGATGGGTCCACCGCTGATGCTGCACTCGGCTAGTGCGCAGCCGGGGGCTGATATCGATCATGCCCAGCCGATAGCGGTATTAAAGTATCTGCTACAGATATGGCCACAGCCGCAGACGCAGCATCAGCAGCTGGCGCAGCACATGACCACAGCCGGCAGTATGAGCAATATGGCTGGCGTTGCTTCAG ACAGGTCGGCGCGGCGAGTCAACAGGGCAGCGTGGAAGCAAAGTCAGTGCGTTGCCAGCGGACAGACAGCAAATActactgcagcagcagcagcagctcatGGCGGCGGGCAATCTTCTACGCTCGTCCACTTCGGTAACCAACATACTCTCCCAAGGCCATCATCAGCTCTCAGCCACAGCCAACACTCATCTGTATCAATCAGTAGTGGGTCAGTTAGCTCAATCGCATCGAGCCTTGCAACAAGCGGTGCAACAG CCCTATCAATTGGGGGGCTCAGCGGGCTCAGTAATTCCCGACCAATCGCCACTGCCACTTCCAGGCACACCCTCCCCAGGCAGTAG